The Manduca sexta isolate Smith_Timp_Sample1 chromosome 7, JHU_Msex_v1.0, whole genome shotgun sequence region cattattacaatGTCTAATTACATGTCACATTACCTGTTCAAGTTTTTGAGCATCTGAGTCTTACTGCGCTCGAGAGCCAACCGTTTGGCCATGTCTGACGCGGAAACACCCACTGCCGCTTTTGTACCAGCCACAATCACTGTAAATAGTATTCATATAAGGTTGAGAGTTTTGAAACTAGTATGTTATCTTATAAATGCTACGGAAGAAAGCAATAAATGTCATGTCCTGGTTTTACTTGCCTATTTGTtacttgtatttgttttttgtcgctttttattaaagaaaaccaAGTATACAGTGGgagttttattttgtgaaagaTGTGTTGCCGGGATAAAGCCCTTACAGTTACATAAACAAATTTCGTCAGTGTTTCttattagtatagaatataaGCAAAATTCTTTGTGTCCTTAAAGCTgtataaaaaatgcataatatCTTACCTCCCTCCTTTACAAGATATAAGTTTCTATTGTCTTTTGATTCCTTCTTTTTCCCATTCTGCAAGTTTTCCTTCTTCAATGCTGGCTTCACTTGCATCACCTGACCTTCTAGTTTGAGCTGAGCTGCTGGTAGCGCCAAGAATTTATCCGCATCTTCTTTATTCTATAACAATTATCATTCACCTGTTTATGTATCAAATCATACTTAAGATACTAAAGTTTCCTTGGGTTGAGGAATGGGGAACAGTGAAAATGgacaattaaaattcaattttgtatCTCGGAAAATATGGCTGAAATTAGAATTAACAGGTACAATTAGAAGTGATGCAAATAGATTTTCATTAGAATAATATGAATTGTATATGAAAGACAGGGTACAATTTTAGAATCTCCACTGCAATGTGTCCGTCTTTACTATTTCAGAAcctatattaaaatgaactcACCACAAACTTGACAAAACCAGAACCCTTGGAGTGTTCGGTCATTTTGTCAATGCAGACAAGTGCATATTTCACAGGGCCAGTTTGTTCCGCAAAGACCTTTAACTGATCATTGTCCACGCTGAATGGTATATTTGTCATGAACACTGTGCAGCCATCCTCTGCGTCATTCAGTCGCacactacaatatttattaagaatttttattgtattttattttttttgccttatataaattgtaactgtaattatttttttgttgtgcaCTCCTTTTCCTGCTTATAcattatacacatataaaaaatgatttcttatgtttatgcaaattttagacattgaaataaaactgtttttcggattttacacagttttttatatcataatttccTCCCTAGAAATAAGGAAACCCagaaaagaattttaaaggtaggaattaaaatttttttttaatgaaatgttaCAAACATTTACATAGTGATTTTATTCTCGCATACTAACCGTTTTGATTCAGCTTGCGTACTAGTTACACTTTGAGCATCATCCATGCCCTCATCACCTTCATCTTCAGATTCTTCATCTTCATTTTCCTCATCATCCTCACTATCTTTATTGTCACTCTCATCATCACTTTCAGAGTCTTTGGATTTGTCATCATCAGACTTTTCTGATTCACCTgtagaaaacattaaaattaattaatttccacCACGATTTTAAAATGCCTATGTCAGCATCtttctaatatgttttatagaCATAAGTTCCTTTATGTAATTCATTGGCTGATTTAGAAAAACAATCAGATGGGCGTCTTGatcaaaactgaaaaaaatctgaGCAAATTAGTCTCAAGCTTTTAAATACTCACTCTTGATCTCTTGTTTGAGGTCATCATTGGTCAAATTGAGAGGTGGTCCGTCATCATCACTGTCGGAATCTTCCTTCTTGACTTGTTCCTGAATCTCCAGCTGCCTGTTCACCACATGTTGCATGTATTTGTCTTTAGGCACTGCCCAATCCACAGATATTGGTCTACCTAGAAGACGAAATGTTCTTAAATGTtcattaaacttaaatatttatagtaataacacaaaactaatataatttatagtaataactCTTAAAAGtcacaggaggtcgctggatgcggactgcttccaatagggcgatctggaaattgTTGGGGGAGGcgcatgttcagcagtggacatcctgcggctgattaTGATGAATAACACCAGTCCTGCACTGGTGataggtgaaatttttcgaaaggcaaccagacacaacatatattttctaatattatgcataaatgcggtctgcaaaatATTCTGATTATAGATTCTacttaaagggaagccgacaggaattgggttaagtatatggacccttcgccactgcagtaCTGTATTACATGCTATGTATTTATGTGCActagcctcctctactactgagagggtttaggtctaTGCTGGTCAAGTGCTGATAGTGGAAAatttcacatacctttgaaattcttctGGATAATTTcaaagtatgtattttttaacctaatatataaacaattaataaaattcaactTACCCAAAAAGGGATTCATATTAGTGTTAAGTAACGCCTTCTTTGCCATCGGTACATTCTTGAAATGCACAAAAGCACATCCCACGAGTTTCCCATCAGGCTTTTTTAACAATTTCACTTCCAATATATTGCCGTATTGTTCAAAATGCTCTCTCAGTGATTCTTCAGTGGCTTTAAATGAAACGTTTCGCAGTATGAGCCGAGCGTTTCGGTTTattctcattttatttttttcttcctttGCCATGGTTTCACCACCAACTTGCGctttataaatacaacaaaatatagttatattccTATGTATGCATatgaatttaattgtttttggtataaaaataaattctaaattcacGTGTTAAACCCAAACATAACCTCAACAAAATTGcagtcataaattattatttttattaacactcCTGTAAAtctaatgaaaatgttttattactataaattgtGTGTATATTTACTTGGcttttccatattgtaatgtagTTGTACCCACAGAAATCTAATGAATTtaaacttttcaataaaacactTTCGTACTTTGAAGACGTACTCGTATTTATCATAACAgtcagagaccaataaactagataaCAGTGAAGTATAACAGGTATGAACCAATTACAAACGGTAGCTGttacaaaacaaagaaaaaagcGGTATTCCACAAGATGGACAAAAGTTCCTTTACACACTGTCGCAAGCTTCATTATATTCTTGACATTTTCataagaaagaaagagatgtCATCTGTTGCTGATGACATCCTGTTACAGATAGTTCTATTCTATTATGTTGTCACTTTTTCATCTTCTCTGTAGTTTTAGATGTGAGTTGTAACTCTTCTACTAGTAAGAAAGAATTTGtttcatgtttttaataaattctgttTCTAATAACAACCAGCTAACTACTATTTGGTACAAAAAAAAGACAAACGGTAacaggttttaatttaattaaatgggaATGATTATTGGTTTAATCTGTGGAAGAAGAAACGATAAAACGATATTTTTCGATTGCAAATCATATACAGCACTACACCGTCTTCTTTGCCATGTctcttacgtagtatttgtattctctttggcCATGTCAAGAAACAGCTAGTAatatacgtaagactaggcagtatggtcgtaatactatagcctgtcctctaaggacgaattatataaaaaaaaaaaaacagctggTAATGACAGtagataattttgaaaatgaaataaaattgcattgaAAGCGAATATaacctaataatttaaaaatgaattctaGTTTAGTGTTTAGAATGTGTAATAGGCTAGTTTTACCATCGATGGTTGCGAGAGGATATGCTTACAAAACGATAAAACGACCTGATCCCAAAACTTTGAAAATGCCTTCGCCGGCTTCTGCGCCAAGTATAATGGATATTATTAAAGAGAAAATACGACTTAACGGGCCAATCACTGTGGCTGAATACATGCACATAGTCATTACAAATCCTACTGAAGGTTATTACATGAAAAAGGAAGTTATAGGCGAAAGCGGTGACTTCGTGACGTCTCCTGAAATCACTCAACTTTTTGGTGAAATACTAGCGATTTGGTTTTGTGCTGAGACTCAGAAAATGGGACCTAGCAAGCCCTTGCAGATTGTAGAACTGGGGCCTGGAAAAGGCACGTTATTGTTAGATGTTTTAagggtaatttttatttttttaaatacagtataTTACTttagaaactcaattttattgCTCTCAGTGTTTTCATagtattaaatttacatttataataataataatgccaaGACGTAATTGAGTTATTATATGAAAAACATTTGAATGacaatcatttaaataaaaatatttacaggtTTTAAATCGCCTGGGTTATAAAGGATCTGATGTCAGTTTGCACCTTGTGGAGATCTCGACAACAATGCAAGCTATACAAGCCAACAGATTATGTATGTCTCATAGACCAGTTGATATTGATATGCCCCACAACCATGAGGTAGTATTCATTGTattgatatatgtatatttcattttctttattgttataaGATTTTAACATTATGGTTTTTAAATTACCACCACATGAGTAATAGCATGTCTTTATACTTTAGAATATTTGGATAATAGTAAAAACAATctcagaatatttaataatacatgcTAGGCTGTAGTACAAAATCTTTGGaagttacaaataatattacaagtaataatatgtttagagtttatttatattggtcTCTTATCAAAATGACAAAGGTTTTTGTATGTCAATTTCAGGGAGAAACAGTAAGTGGCATCAAGGTATATTGGTACAATGATTTGAAGAAAGTACCCAATGCATTCTCCTGGTACATTGCACATGAGTTCTTCGATGTACTTCCTATACACAAATTTGAAGTAAGTGAGTTAATATATTATGGTTCCTTATCAAAAGTATGGTTTGgccataaatattatgttaacataaataaaaactgttgtCTCTTTATATCATGACTTACTATGTATTACAGTACCAACAAGATCTTTAGCCTCAGGTTTTGCAATCAATCTATTTAAATAGACAATATATAGACAATAGATATtgctaaacatataaaattttgttttttcttaggGTGATATGTTGGCTACTTATGCTATCATGGAGCTGTATATAAGCCCAATAACAAATGCATTAGTTGCACATTTGAATATTCGATGAATATCTCTATTCTATTTCAGAAAACTGACAAAGGTTGGCGGGAACTCTTGATAGatctagataaaaataataagttatactATAGAATATCTGGTGAGGAAACACAGTCAGTTAAGATGTTGGTGAGGCCTCCATTGGATTCAGGAGACAGGACTGAGCTCGAGATCAGTGCACGAGGTCTAGGAGTGGCCAGGCAGTTAGCCCAGAGAGTGGATGAGTTTGGAGGCTTAGCATTGATAGCTGACTATGGTCATGAGGGTGAAAAAGGCGACACTTTCAGggtgtgtatattttatatttgtttgtaattttaataaattattgaatgttttttataatttcgtaAATCATTTTAGTACTTGGTGTTACACAATGTGATATTATTCTTCATATAAggatataaacattaaatttttcaGGCTTTCCACAAACACCAACTGGTAGACCCACTTGAGAACCCGGGGGCCAGTGACCTTACAGCTGATGTAGACTTTTCCCAACTCAGGATAGCAGCATCGAAATCTCCTGGAGCTGAGAACTTTGCTTTAGTTGTAGGACCTGTTAAGCAGAAAGAGTTCTTGGAAAGATGCCAGGCTGAATTAAGGTTACaggtaatgtaataaataaatctattttaatcaGTTATTGTATCCTTATGTatcaaaattgaatttttacCTATTGAATATGAAGAACTAATTTTAGACTTAAATCAGATTCATAGTTtctaattagtttaattaacttaaactaatttttaaaattaaatccaatatttatgtttatattagtgTAAatccattatattaatttgaaacaaatacatttatagGTCCTAATGGATAATGCTAAAACTGAAGAggataaagaaaaaatcaaaagtgCTTATGAAATGCTTGTAGATCCGAAAAAAATGGGAGAGAGATTTAAGTTTATGGCATTTTACCCGTCGTCAATGGCTGAGATACTCGACAAATATCCGCCCCTTGGATTTTCTACCACCAAATCATAAGATATaaaatgtgttctatttttatagaaataaaaactatagataTTTGCAActtcacattttattatttttatattatctatatctatactattatataaagctgaagagtttgtttgtttgtttgtttgtttgtttgaacgcgctaatctcaggaactaccggtccaatccgaaaaattctttttgcattggatagccctttgttcgtggagtgctataggctatatatcatcacgctatacccaataggagcggagcagtaatggctgatctcaggaactaccgatccaaactgaaaaattctttttgcgttggatagtacttagttcgtggaatgctataggctatatatcatcacgctataccccataggagcggagcagtaatagctaatctcaggaactaccggtccaaactgaaaaattctttttgcgttggatagtacttagttcgtggaatgctataggctatatatcatcacgctataccccataggagcggagcagtaatagctaatctcaggaactaccggtccaaactgaaaaattctttttgcgttggatagccctttgttcgtggagtgctataggctatatatcatcacgctatacccaataggagcggagcagtaatggctaatctcaggaactaccggtccaaactgaaaaaatcttttgcgttggatagtacttagttcgtggaatgctataggctatatatcatcacgctatacccaataggagcggagcagtaatggctaatctcaggaactaccgattcgaactgaaaaattctttttgtgttgaatagtcctttgtttgtggagtgctcaaagttatatatcatcacgctatgaccaataggagcggagcagtaatggctaatctcaggaacttacggtttcaactgaaaaattcgttttgtgttggatagccctttatttgtggaccgctataggctatatatcatcacgctatggccaataggagcggagagtaatggctaatctcaggaactaccggtttgaactgaaaaaatctttttgtgttggatagccctttgttcctggagtgctataggctatatatcatcacgttatgaccaataggagcggggcagtaatgaaacatgttgcaaaaacggggaaaattattagttttgagagcttccgttgcctgcgctgcgtaaacggttaaagttacacaacaatgatgtatgacgggattgttcctcttaaaaagttctacaaaaatatattataaaacaaagtcccccgctgcatctgtctgcctgaacgtgttaaactcaaaaactacccaacgtattaagatgaaatttggtatggagacagtttgagaccctgggaagaacataggctcccgggaaactactacttttataacggaaaactttagcctgaaaaactttataacgcgggcggagccgcggacaaaagctagtatactatactagcgacccgccccggcttcgcacgggtataacataacaaaataacagtatttctccactatttaatggatgttattattatacatataaaccttcctcttgaatcactctatctattaaaaaaaaccgcatcaaatctagttttaaaaatttaagcatacatagggacagagaaagcgactttgttttatactatgtattgattttgtagccactttttattttagtaaagaaaaacaatCTGCTGCTACAGACGAAGTTATAAcgtgatttgaagttttgaatttatttagcaACTGTTGTGTCTGACTGTAACATCAGTCGCTGAGcttagaataattaaaaaatataataaaatgagttcAGAATTTGAGTGGTAaagttattttaagtaaaaaaataagctCTAGAAACGTGGGCCTGTACTTAATATTCATGGGAACAACTAGCAACTATTAGTACTTTAATAGTTCATAGTAACATTTCTATCCACTAACCACATccaaaaagtatatatttacaatttcctCAGTCCTCATTCCCAGAGCCCAAcagggggtggacacttagaacattttgtgtaatgatgaatgattatataacTTAATGCCGttacatagagtttagttttggttgacaaaaggacgtctcatcgtaacatcttgtaccaacataataatccaaaaaaaaattaaagcatgttggctaccatgatagttgataatttgccgccattgttgacggtagatttgtcattgttgaagtttatttgcaaaaaaattgtataattgcgattatgttcaataataagttaagttttatgtcGAATATGTTGAGTTGAGCCAGCTTttccgtttcgtgtatatttcttcttgaaggaatttgtgtagtgtgtgttacgagatagtgattcttattattccgagatattgactctaaCTCTGTTTACattagggtaccggactcatttttgttctttactattatcaaatatttacataatataaattacaacacagaaggaattattaaaatccggtaaaaaatcaacaagttataagtctttgaatttcggtggaaggggtaattaacaagaaacagaaaagagacgaaatatccacatgtgacgtcatcgggaattacgacgcgtgcgaaaaaaagagatgaagcgatatccccacatcgcgcccacttctgcacattacaatattttaaatatgaattactcgctcattttttaaccaattgttatgcagttttcgcaggagtgcttctttttcgtattattaaccattacatatagaatagtgtacaaaatcaagcataggccggtccccttttgtgtagtttatttattttgtgtgcgagaatggggaaaagaattaatgtgtataaaaatgtgaagtttgtggcatacaaaagtacctaaagtcaaacatatttatggctaagtatccacttgatccacaccggtaacagaaaatttatattatgatttaaaacattacataaaagtgatgtatatttaattcaaatttacaaactcAGGTAGTCGTTGAAGAGAATACTCTAGATTATGGAGTTTCAATTTTATGCTTAGTAACCTAATCAAAAAGGCACGTGCGAAATCGatgaatttgcccttgcaataattgtatcatagtaattgttgattggGCGGAAAAAGATCATATATGTAAGGTATCGAATTTgacaatttccatataaaattggaaataaataacggaaaactggagtgttatgaatttctaagtaggagacctaaacattatacaatttatacataagaaattcacgtgataatattgtgtattttctaattaaataaagggaattattaaaaattgtggacgttttatttttaatattctaaattcaatcataatttataccagtgtaagatttatggtcagcaatttttatcgatataaatctgttgatacaaaattatcgataatatcgattacATAAGGAACGTCCCTAGAaacgagcagatttatagtaagttggcagccttgcgtgtcatttttctgcgtaatattggtacaaaatataactctactgggctcacgtatgtgtgcgtgagctcaaattcaatgtactaagtgccgcctcttcttacgtagtatattacttactctatggaGCCCAATAAACTAAAATTCCGATATTTGAgagagcataatattattaccattattaaaaaatattcaaaatccgaaaatgtttatttatagaggcaaaattgaataataaaaattcaagtAATAACAAACAGTTCTaattacttttttgtgtttttcaatgatttccataaatatattttttaaaaatcggtATTGGCATAATAAGTTAAAAACCGATAAACCTCATCACCCAACTTCCGATAAAAATTGAAATCTCTAGCCACACAGTCGATCGTCCGTCTAACggatttgcatattttttgtttttattgtttctaaaaAGGATAAAAACACTATTTATATTGCATATGCTACTGAATTCTATAAATATCTGCGATTCATTAATCCATCGCTAGGTAGCGGCGGAACTTATGTGTgttgtgtgaaaatattttttactgttcaTTGCTCTGTGATGAAACGTCAAAATTTTTGTGGAATCGTGCCAGAGAAAATTTGCTTTATTGGAAATTTGTGATGTGTGCGATAtcagataattaattaattgaacaCTAGATTCGCTGGTTGGTGCAGATTGCCGTTTTGGTTGCATGATTTTACACATCGACTTGTGAAGGTAAtggtagtttaattttcttttgttacGCTGAAATCTGTCGCGCGTGCAATAATTGCGCTTGTTGCGATGTTTTTGTGTCGCAAATGAATCGTTAGATTTTACTTTTCAATTTGACGTGAAAATTGCAAGTAACGTTCTATACAGATAGGTAGCGCGTTGTTTATAGGAAATGCGGAAGTAATTATTGCACATAGCCGAGCATACTACGAGAAGGTTTAGGATCCACGATAATAGCTTAGACAAACCATGACGTCCAACTGCGCCCTTGGGTAGTTTGCGTACTTTTTCAAATAAGATTGAAAAagggtgtttttaattaataagaccttattttttaaaatagatccAAAGAAGCCACATTAGAAGGTGTCATCTGCCGCTGtttcttacataatatatttaaattttactttatgaTAATTTAGTATAGTGtatgaatatgttttatatgcATTTTACATAGAGATATATATAGTATTctagtaaaacatattctacATCTATTATTTGGCAtcctgatataataataattggtgTATGTGAGcccttaatttaaataaacatgggATGGCAAATTTTGGTGTATAAAAAAACTcattaacaaaaagtaaaacTGACTTTAAGAGCCActacaaactaaaataattaagctttatatatgaattttatatttggaaTTGATTCATCCTTTAAATGGAACATTGTCTtcatatatttgtgttttttttgctTAGCCTAGCTGGCACTTTAAattaaagactgataaaaaagaTGCCAGCTTTGTACTGGTGCCACTATAGAACGCTATGGAGATATAGAGACTTTTGTAGGGAGAAAACGCTTTACATGGGTTAAGCTGCAAGTAacatctcataaaatatttagtcatcAATTTACATCTGTTGCTAATTTAATGCATGTAATTTgcaatattatcatattaatatcaaatcaggatgtatttttttttcttaattttgtcATTGAAAGGGTTCAAATAATCTCTTTCATCATTGATCCATTAGTTTAAGtccaaataaatttttaattgaataaaacagTATGTGTTACTAGCCTGACGGCAACTAACGCTACTAACCATAAAAGGTAACAACAGGAATAAAGCACTGATCGCGTCATCCTAAAACATTTGATTTTAAGTCTCAAAACGCTGAGTAATTACCCAGGGCTCATCATTTGTCAAATTGGAGTACTACCGTGATTGAACAGTGATTCCTGGGGGTACAAATAGACATTGTATTACATTGACAGTTTGAGGGTTAATTGATTCATCTTACATTTGTGAtacaaaaatatccaaaaaattaaaaaaaaatgtgtaaatatgtATAAGGCTCAATGTTGCAAAAATATGTTGCTTAAGTTAATTACTCTGCCAACTGTCAACATGTCATTGATCATTATAAATACACTTCCCTATTGACTATTTATGgaattctcatttttttttcaactaaatTCTCAATAAATCTTTTcctttccattataaaataaatcctaaaaATCaactttttgttgtttttctataaggcaatattttttggaacttTTGCTTATAAAACTGAAATCATTTTCTTCTAGGTTTCTAATAGAAATCTAATAATGTTTCTAATTCATCATggattcaatttatttaatgaaagtCAATGATGAGTTTTAGCAATTAAAGAATGTCTTTCTAAGTGGCTTGCAAAACATGAAACCTAAagtaatttttcaattacactTTCACTTTCAAACAAGTTGTTTGTAGTTGTTTTATTACACTTAGAATACTTGAGTTGTATAGAACATAAGAGCTTTGGATGGATACCAGAATATGAAGGTtagatatctataatatatgctGTGTTTCTAGTATTATAATtagtcatatattatatattatattcatatacatttaatactaaacaattttttatacaatgactTAATCAGTGTCAAATATATCACTACATAATAGATATTAGGCACAATATTCAAGTCTTAGAATTTTatgccaaaaaatatataatgttttgaaaataaagatttatattatacattaatggAGGGCATATACAgtgtataaaataacattaaattgaGAAATGTAGCtctgaaagtattttttctatGCTCATTTATccttatttttagaatttttgagGCAAAACAGGAAGATCACAATGCTGAGTATGCATACTATAAGTAATTTGAAATCAATAtcaagttaaatttaaatacttcttGTATTCTGCAATATTGTACAAGTTATACGAATTTATATATTGACTGAAcattatataaagtaattttaatgtaaatatccAAACACACACAGTAGTtttgatattgtgttaataaatgacaCCACCTATTAATTTTGACCACTactaaaattatgcaaaaaattatccatgaataatatttctcataaaaaatgtgggttttagttttattttttaacactttgtaACTTAGTGGGAATATGGTGTGTGTgaatgtatttttga contains the following coding sequences:
- the LOC115450960 gene encoding protein arginine methyltransferase NDUFAF7 homolog, mitochondrial — encoded protein: MNSSLVFRMCNRLVLPSMVARGYAYKTIKRPDPKTLKMPSPASAPSIMDIIKEKIRLNGPITVAEYMHIVITNPTEGYYMKKEVIGESGDFVTSPEITQLFGEILAIWFCAETQKMGPSKPLQIVELGPGKGTLLLDVLRVLNRLGYKGSDVSLHLVEISTTMQAIQANRLCMSHRPVDIDMPHNHEGETVSGIKVYWYNDLKKVPNAFSWYIAHEFFDVLPIHKFEKTDKGWRELLIDLDKNNKLYYRISGEETQSVKMLVRPPLDSGDRTELEISARGLGVARQLAQRVDEFGGLALIADYGHEGEKGDTFRAFHKHQLVDPLENPGASDLTADVDFSQLRIAASKSPGAENFALVVGPVKQKEFLERCQAELRLQVLMDNAKTEEDKEKIKSAYEMLVDPKKMGERFKFMAFYPSSMAEILDKYPPLGFSTTKS
- the LOC115450959 gene encoding RNA-binding protein 28 encodes the protein MEKPTQVGGETMAKEEKNKMRINRNARLILRNVSFKATEESLREHFEQYGNILEVKLLKKPDGKLVGCAFVHFKNVPMAKKALLNTNMNPFLGRPISVDWAVPKDKYMQHVVNRQLEIQEQVKKEDSDSDDDGPPLNLTNDDLKQEIKSESEKSDDDKSKDSESDDESDNKDSEDDEENEDEESEDEGDEGMDDAQSVTSTQAESKRVRLNDAEDGCTVFMTNIPFSVDNDQLKVFAEQTGPVKYALVCIDKMTEHSKGSGFVKFVNKEDADKFLALPAAQLKLEGQVMQVKPALKKENLQNGKKKESKDNRNLYLVKEGVIVAGTKAAVGVSASDMAKRLALERSKTQMLKNLNRFVSRYRLVVSNLPPNCTDSRLRSICLEAAGRRATITEARVMRDLRSLVGKDGKHPSKGYGFVMFMRHEDALACLRKLNNNPDIFDKNNRPIVSFSIEDRTALNARKKRLEKSIANNPLARNNNDTEAMKRKNRKRKNQMPPDESYVKKGRFEKNKPAPPGKFVKRPDDEDVGEYTGFTAKEGAQHKLRSNHKLREQADLHRRTVKIEKKKSKHALRLKKAARERVKQPKQKINKGQPSRRKKFKQRRNE